Proteins from one Cyprinus carpio isolate SPL01 chromosome B15, ASM1834038v1, whole genome shotgun sequence genomic window:
- the LOC109056488 gene encoding calcium-activated chloride channel regulator 1-like isoform X3, translating into MDSRMVFVLLWMLLLSTSTGIKLDGNGYVDVVIAISSKVPQDNRLIDKIKEMATEGSLYLYHALDEKVYFREATILVPPQWNGTNFTKARTESFGKAKIRIDNANPSYGFEPYTNQYGECGAEGEYIHFTPEYLLNDTFIELYGSRGRIFVHEWAHLRWGVFDECNGEKPFYHSNGRIEATRCSKNIKVEFYEVTAGGSLQQCSIDPQTLLPTEGCKIFLNRNEITNSSIMFLPGLDAVTTFCHENDHNYEAPNMQNKKCGKATWTVIFEDSVDKDALRSLKPLQSPPPPPSFKVVQRKQRIVCLILDVSKSMEGSRILQLQQAATHFLRHIIEDQARVGIVSFSTFASTLSPLTTIDSDTTRENLIKLLPKVAGGWTKMCLGLSQGLQILREDNGDALGDEIVFLTDGQTDNIAGCVQSAVQSGAIIHTLAFSDSAAPELTEMAIKTGGKFLSPNDKTTSNQLMDAFASLTLSTGDYTNEPVQLESVGARTSDWFNGTVSVDQTVGNKTSFVIIYEINFPSVYIQSPSGSVYTQTNMSHDVSQKTVTLNIPGTTEHGDWKYSIQTTILQALTLTVTSQATQADVPPIIVKTHMNQQFSDGTKPMIVFAEVSQNYRPVINADVWATLESETGSVHTLRLLDNGAGADAFQDDGIYSRYFIKMVNGRSSLKVRVKNQDGQTRFAVLYIHGCVINEPLDVGNFTRTATGESFEVTLSGTAPPNFPPNRITDLSAEIQEDTVLLNWTAPGEDLDQGRAKSYEIRWSFDLKMLRFNFSNGYSVNTTAVSPQETGSVEQHSFNLNITIQNGTTIFFAVQSEDKQNAKSETSNIAQASKILPGPKSSGISNPDMNFTGLVISLCVVTMIICFIVVFAVKCRKLSAQSDMALIVSNECQNNLYA; encoded by the exons ATGGACTCACGTATGGTGTTTGTCTTATTATGGATGTTGCTGTTATCCACCTCCACTGGAATCAAACTAGATGGAAATGGttatgttgatgttgtcattgcAATCAGTTCAAAAGTACCACAGGATAACAGACTTATTGATAAAATCAAG GAGATGGCAACTGAGGGGTCGTTGTACCTCTATCATGCACTGGATGAAAAGGTCTATTTCAGAGAAGCTACAATACTAGTCCCACCTCAGTGGAACGGTACGAACTTTACCAAAGCAAGAACAGAGTCCTTTGGAAAG GCCAAAATAAGAATTGATAATGCTAATCCTTCTTACGGGTTTGAACCATACACTAATCAATACGGAGAATGTGGAGCTGAGGGAGAGTACATTCATTTCACTCCAGAATACCTCCTGAATGACACTTTTATTGAGCTTTATGGATCAAGAG GAAGAATCTTTGTGCATGAATGGGCTCATCTGAGATGGGGTGTGTTTGATGAATGCAATGGAGAAAAGCCATTTTACCACTCTAATGGCCGTATAGAAGCTACAAG GTGTAGCAAAAACATTAAAGTGGAGTTTTATGAAGTTACTGCTGGAGGATCTCTTCAACAGTGCAGCATTGATCCACAAACTTTACTACCTACTGAGGGGTGTAAGATTTTTCTGAACAGAAATGAAATCACAAACAGCTCCATTATGTTCTTACCTGGTCTGGATGCC GTGACTACATTTTGTCATGAAAATGACCACAATTATGAAGCtccaaacatgcaaaataaaaaatgtgggaAAGCAACATGGACTGTAATATTTGAGGATTCTGTGGATAAAGACGCACTTCGTTCTCTGAAACCACTGCAGTCCCCTCCACCACCACCATCTTTCAAAGTTGTGCAGCGAAAGCAACGCATCGTTTGCCTCATCCTTGATGTCTCAAAAAGCATGGAA GGCTCAAGAATTCTTCAACTGCAACAGGCTGCCACACATTTCCTGCGGCACATCATTGAAGATCAAGCCAGGGTTGGAATTGTATCCTTTAGTACTTTTGCTTCTACTCTGAGCCCCTTGACTACTATTGACAGTGACACCACAAGAGAAAATCTTATCAAATTGTTGCCAAAAGTAGCAGGTGGATGGACAAAAATGTGCTTGGGCCTTAGTCAAGGCTTACAG ATACTTCGAGAGGACAATGGGGATGCATTAGGAGATGAAATCGTTTTTCTGACAGATGGTCAGACAGACAACATTGCTGGTTGTGTTCAATCTGCAGTTCAAAGTGGTGCCATTATACACACACTAGCTTTTAGTGACAGTGCAGCTCCTGAATTGACGGAAATGGCAATCAAAACTG GGGGAAAATTTTTATCACCCAATGATAAGACCACATCTAACCAGTTAATGGACGCATTTGCTTCACTTACATTATCAACTGGAGATTACACAAATGAACCAGTTCAG CTAGAGAGTGTTGGAGCAAGaacatctgattggttcaatGGGACAGTATCAGTGGATCAGACTGTTGGGAACAAAACCAGCTTTGTAATAATCTATGAAATAAATTTTCCTAGTGTTTACATACAGTCACCAAGTGGCTCAGTCTATACTCAGACAAATATGAGTCATGATGTATCACAGAAAACAGTCACTTTAAATATTCCAGGAACTACAGAG CATGGGGACTGGAAGTACAGTATCCAAACTACAATACTGCAGGCTTTGACTCTAACAGTAACGAGTCAAGCGACACAAGCTGATGTTCCTCCTATCATTGTCAAAACCCACATGAACCAGCAGTTCAGTGATGGCACTAAACCCATGATAGTGTTTGCTGAGGTTAGTCAGAATTACAGGCCTGTAATAAATGCTGATGTGTGGGCTACACTGGAGTCGGAAACTGGCTCCGTACATACATTACGCCTGCTGGACAATGGAGCAG GAGCTGATGCTTTTCAAGATGATGGAATCTATTCCAGATATTTCATAAAGATGGTAAATGGGAGAAGCAGCTTGAAAGTAAGAGTGAAGAATCAAGATGGACAAACCAGATTTGCTGTCCTATACATACATGGATGTGTGATAAACG AACCACTTGATGTTGGAAACTTCACTAGAACAGCCACCGGAGAGAGTTTTGAGGTGACTCTTTCAGGCACAGCTCCACCAAATTTCCCTCCTAACAGAATCACAGATCTGAGTGCTGAGATCCAGGAGGACACTGTGCTTCTCAACTGGACAGCTCCTGGTGAGGACCTCGACCAAGGGAGAG ctaaATCCTATGAGATCAGGTGGAGCTTTGACCTTAAAATGCTTCGATTCAACTTCAGCAACGGTTATTCAGTCAACACAACTGCTGTCTCACCTCAGGAGACTGGATCAGTTGAACAGCATTCATTCAATCTCAATATCACAATCCAAAATGGCACCACAATCTTCTTTGCAGTTCAATCAGAGGACAAACAAAATGCGAAATCTGAAACCTCCAACATTGCTCAAGCTTCAAAGATCCTCCCTGGTCCAAAATCTTCAGGAATATCAAACCCAGACATGAACTTTACAGGTCTTGTCATTTCTCTGTGTGTGGTAACTATGATCATATGCTTTATTGTCGTATTTGCAGTGAAATGCAGAAAACTCTCTGCTCAAAGTGATATGGCATTAATAGTTTCAAACGAATGTCAAAACAATCTGTATGCCTAA
- the LOC109056488 gene encoding calcium-activated chloride channel regulator 1-like isoform X1, protein MDSRMVFVLLWMLLLSTSTGIKLDGNGYVDVVIAISSKVPQDNRLIDKIKEMATEGSLYLYHALDEKVYFREATILVPPQWNGTNFTKARTESFGKAKIRIDNANPSYGFEPYTNQYGECGAEGEYIHFTPEYLLNDTFIELYGSRGRIFVHEWAHLRWGVFDECNGEKPFYHSNGRIEATRCSKNIKVEFYEVTAGGSLQQCSIDPQTLLPTEGCKIFLNRNEITNSSIMFLPGLDAVTTFCHENDHNYEAPNMQNKKCGKATWTVIFEDSVDKDALRSLKPLQSPPPPPSFKVVQRKQRIVCLILDVSKSMEGSRILQLQQAATHFLRHIIEDQARVGIVSFSTFASTLSPLTTIDSDTTRENLIKLLPKVAGGWTKMCLGLSQGLQILREDNGDALGDEIVFLTDGQTDNIAGCVQSAVQSGAIIHTLAFSDSAAPELTEMAIKTGGKFLSPNDKTTSNQLMDAFASLTLSTGDYTNEPVQLESVGARTSDWFNGTVSVDQTVGNKTSFVIIYEINFPSVYIQSPSGSVYTQTNMSHDVSQKTVTLNIPGTTEHGDWKYSIQTTILQALTLTVTSQATQADVPPIIVKTHMNQQFSDGTKPMIVFAEVSQNYRPVINADVWATLESETGSVHTLRLLDNGAGADAFQDDGIYSRYFIKMVNGRSSLKVRVKNQDGQTRFAVLYIHGCVINVQLNHPKPLVFVEPLDVGNFTRTATGESFEVTLSGTAPPNFPPNRITDLSAEIQEDTVLLNWTAPGEDLDQGRAKSYEIRWSFDLKMLRFNFSNGYSVNTTAVSPQETGSVEQHSFNLNITIQNGTTIFFAVQSEDKQNAKSETSNIAQASKILPGPKSSGISNPDMNFTGLVISLCVVTMIICFIVVFAVKCRKLSAQSDMALIVSNECQNNLYA, encoded by the exons ATGGACTCACGTATGGTGTTTGTCTTATTATGGATGTTGCTGTTATCCACCTCCACTGGAATCAAACTAGATGGAAATGGttatgttgatgttgtcattgcAATCAGTTCAAAAGTACCACAGGATAACAGACTTATTGATAAAATCAAG GAGATGGCAACTGAGGGGTCGTTGTACCTCTATCATGCACTGGATGAAAAGGTCTATTTCAGAGAAGCTACAATACTAGTCCCACCTCAGTGGAACGGTACGAACTTTACCAAAGCAAGAACAGAGTCCTTTGGAAAG GCCAAAATAAGAATTGATAATGCTAATCCTTCTTACGGGTTTGAACCATACACTAATCAATACGGAGAATGTGGAGCTGAGGGAGAGTACATTCATTTCACTCCAGAATACCTCCTGAATGACACTTTTATTGAGCTTTATGGATCAAGAG GAAGAATCTTTGTGCATGAATGGGCTCATCTGAGATGGGGTGTGTTTGATGAATGCAATGGAGAAAAGCCATTTTACCACTCTAATGGCCGTATAGAAGCTACAAG GTGTAGCAAAAACATTAAAGTGGAGTTTTATGAAGTTACTGCTGGAGGATCTCTTCAACAGTGCAGCATTGATCCACAAACTTTACTACCTACTGAGGGGTGTAAGATTTTTCTGAACAGAAATGAAATCACAAACAGCTCCATTATGTTCTTACCTGGTCTGGATGCC GTGACTACATTTTGTCATGAAAATGACCACAATTATGAAGCtccaaacatgcaaaataaaaaatgtgggaAAGCAACATGGACTGTAATATTTGAGGATTCTGTGGATAAAGACGCACTTCGTTCTCTGAAACCACTGCAGTCCCCTCCACCACCACCATCTTTCAAAGTTGTGCAGCGAAAGCAACGCATCGTTTGCCTCATCCTTGATGTCTCAAAAAGCATGGAA GGCTCAAGAATTCTTCAACTGCAACAGGCTGCCACACATTTCCTGCGGCACATCATTGAAGATCAAGCCAGGGTTGGAATTGTATCCTTTAGTACTTTTGCTTCTACTCTGAGCCCCTTGACTACTATTGACAGTGACACCACAAGAGAAAATCTTATCAAATTGTTGCCAAAAGTAGCAGGTGGATGGACAAAAATGTGCTTGGGCCTTAGTCAAGGCTTACAG ATACTTCGAGAGGACAATGGGGATGCATTAGGAGATGAAATCGTTTTTCTGACAGATGGTCAGACAGACAACATTGCTGGTTGTGTTCAATCTGCAGTTCAAAGTGGTGCCATTATACACACACTAGCTTTTAGTGACAGTGCAGCTCCTGAATTGACGGAAATGGCAATCAAAACTG GGGGAAAATTTTTATCACCCAATGATAAGACCACATCTAACCAGTTAATGGACGCATTTGCTTCACTTACATTATCAACTGGAGATTACACAAATGAACCAGTTCAG CTAGAGAGTGTTGGAGCAAGaacatctgattggttcaatGGGACAGTATCAGTGGATCAGACTGTTGGGAACAAAACCAGCTTTGTAATAATCTATGAAATAAATTTTCCTAGTGTTTACATACAGTCACCAAGTGGCTCAGTCTATACTCAGACAAATATGAGTCATGATGTATCACAGAAAACAGTCACTTTAAATATTCCAGGAACTACAGAG CATGGGGACTGGAAGTACAGTATCCAAACTACAATACTGCAGGCTTTGACTCTAACAGTAACGAGTCAAGCGACACAAGCTGATGTTCCTCCTATCATTGTCAAAACCCACATGAACCAGCAGTTCAGTGATGGCACTAAACCCATGATAGTGTTTGCTGAGGTTAGTCAGAATTACAGGCCTGTAATAAATGCTGATGTGTGGGCTACACTGGAGTCGGAAACTGGCTCCGTACATACATTACGCCTGCTGGACAATGGAGCAG GAGCTGATGCTTTTCAAGATGATGGAATCTATTCCAGATATTTCATAAAGATGGTAAATGGGAGAAGCAGCTTGAAAGTAAGAGTGAAGAATCAAGATGGACAAACCAGATTTGCTGTCCTATACATACATGGATGTGTGATAAACG TGCAGCTGAACCATCCGAAGCCTTTGGTTTTTGTAGAACCACTTGATGTTGGAAACTTCACTAGAACAGCCACCGGAGAGAGTTTTGAGGTGACTCTTTCAGGCACAGCTCCACCAAATTTCCCTCCTAACAGAATCACAGATCTGAGTGCTGAGATCCAGGAGGACACTGTGCTTCTCAACTGGACAGCTCCTGGTGAGGACCTCGACCAAGGGAGAG ctaaATCCTATGAGATCAGGTGGAGCTTTGACCTTAAAATGCTTCGATTCAACTTCAGCAACGGTTATTCAGTCAACACAACTGCTGTCTCACCTCAGGAGACTGGATCAGTTGAACAGCATTCATTCAATCTCAATATCACAATCCAAAATGGCACCACAATCTTCTTTGCAGTTCAATCAGAGGACAAACAAAATGCGAAATCTGAAACCTCCAACATTGCTCAAGCTTCAAAGATCCTCCCTGGTCCAAAATCTTCAGGAATATCAAACCCAGACATGAACTTTACAGGTCTTGTCATTTCTCTGTGTGTGGTAACTATGATCATATGCTTTATTGTCGTATTTGCAGTGAAATGCAGAAAACTCTCTGCTCAAAGTGATATGGCATTAATAGTTTCAAACGAATGTCAAAACAATCTGTATGCCTAA
- the LOC109056488 gene encoding calcium-activated chloride channel regulator 1-like isoform X4: MATEGSLYLYHALDEKVYFREATILVPPQWNGTNFTKARTESFGKAKIRIDNANPSYGFEPYTNQYGECGAEGEYIHFTPEYLLNDTFIELYGSRGRIFVHEWAHLRWGVFDECNGEKPFYHSNGRIEATRCSKNIKVEFYEVTAGGSLQQCSIDPQTLLPTEGCKIFLNRNEITNSSIMFLPGLDAVTTFCHENDHNYEAPNMQNKKCGKATWTVIFEDSVDKDALRSLKPLQSPPPPPSFKVVQRKQRIVCLILDVSKSMEGSRILQLQQAATHFLRHIIEDQARVGIVSFSTFASTLSPLTTIDSDTTRENLIKLLPKVAGGWTKMCLGLSQGLQILREDNGDALGDEIVFLTDGQTDNIAGCVQSAVQSGAIIHTLAFSDSAAPELTEMAIKTGGKFLSPNDKTTSNQLMDAFASLTLSTGDYTNEPVQLESVGARTSDWFNGTVSVDQTVGNKTSFVIIYEINFPSVYIQSPSGSVYTQTNMSHDVSQKTVTLNIPGTTEHGDWKYSIQTTILQALTLTVTSQATQADVPPIIVKTHMNQQFSDGTKPMIVFAEVSQNYRPVINADVWATLESETGSVHTLRLLDNGAGADAFQDDGIYSRYFIKMVNGRSSLKVRVKNQDGQTRFAVLYIHGCVINVQLNHPKPLVFVEPLDVGNFTRTATGESFEVTLSGTAPPNFPPNRITDLSAEIQEDTVLLNWTAPGEDLDQGRAKSYEIRWSFDLKMLRFNFSNGYSVNTTAVSPQETGSVEQHSFNLNITIQNGTTIFFAVQSEDKQNAKSETSNIAQASKILPGPKSSGISNPDMNFTGLVISLCVVTMIICFIVVFAVKCRKLSAQSDMALIVSNECQNNLYA; this comes from the exons ATGGCAACTGAGGGGTCGTTGTACCTCTATCATGCACTGGATGAAAAGGTCTATTTCAGAGAAGCTACAATACTAGTCCCACCTCAGTGGAACGGTACGAACTTTACCAAAGCAAGAACAGAGTCCTTTGGAAAG GCCAAAATAAGAATTGATAATGCTAATCCTTCTTACGGGTTTGAACCATACACTAATCAATACGGAGAATGTGGAGCTGAGGGAGAGTACATTCATTTCACTCCAGAATACCTCCTGAATGACACTTTTATTGAGCTTTATGGATCAAGAG GAAGAATCTTTGTGCATGAATGGGCTCATCTGAGATGGGGTGTGTTTGATGAATGCAATGGAGAAAAGCCATTTTACCACTCTAATGGCCGTATAGAAGCTACAAG GTGTAGCAAAAACATTAAAGTGGAGTTTTATGAAGTTACTGCTGGAGGATCTCTTCAACAGTGCAGCATTGATCCACAAACTTTACTACCTACTGAGGGGTGTAAGATTTTTCTGAACAGAAATGAAATCACAAACAGCTCCATTATGTTCTTACCTGGTCTGGATGCC GTGACTACATTTTGTCATGAAAATGACCACAATTATGAAGCtccaaacatgcaaaataaaaaatgtgggaAAGCAACATGGACTGTAATATTTGAGGATTCTGTGGATAAAGACGCACTTCGTTCTCTGAAACCACTGCAGTCCCCTCCACCACCACCATCTTTCAAAGTTGTGCAGCGAAAGCAACGCATCGTTTGCCTCATCCTTGATGTCTCAAAAAGCATGGAA GGCTCAAGAATTCTTCAACTGCAACAGGCTGCCACACATTTCCTGCGGCACATCATTGAAGATCAAGCCAGGGTTGGAATTGTATCCTTTAGTACTTTTGCTTCTACTCTGAGCCCCTTGACTACTATTGACAGTGACACCACAAGAGAAAATCTTATCAAATTGTTGCCAAAAGTAGCAGGTGGATGGACAAAAATGTGCTTGGGCCTTAGTCAAGGCTTACAG ATACTTCGAGAGGACAATGGGGATGCATTAGGAGATGAAATCGTTTTTCTGACAGATGGTCAGACAGACAACATTGCTGGTTGTGTTCAATCTGCAGTTCAAAGTGGTGCCATTATACACACACTAGCTTTTAGTGACAGTGCAGCTCCTGAATTGACGGAAATGGCAATCAAAACTG GGGGAAAATTTTTATCACCCAATGATAAGACCACATCTAACCAGTTAATGGACGCATTTGCTTCACTTACATTATCAACTGGAGATTACACAAATGAACCAGTTCAG CTAGAGAGTGTTGGAGCAAGaacatctgattggttcaatGGGACAGTATCAGTGGATCAGACTGTTGGGAACAAAACCAGCTTTGTAATAATCTATGAAATAAATTTTCCTAGTGTTTACATACAGTCACCAAGTGGCTCAGTCTATACTCAGACAAATATGAGTCATGATGTATCACAGAAAACAGTCACTTTAAATATTCCAGGAACTACAGAG CATGGGGACTGGAAGTACAGTATCCAAACTACAATACTGCAGGCTTTGACTCTAACAGTAACGAGTCAAGCGACACAAGCTGATGTTCCTCCTATCATTGTCAAAACCCACATGAACCAGCAGTTCAGTGATGGCACTAAACCCATGATAGTGTTTGCTGAGGTTAGTCAGAATTACAGGCCTGTAATAAATGCTGATGTGTGGGCTACACTGGAGTCGGAAACTGGCTCCGTACATACATTACGCCTGCTGGACAATGGAGCAG GAGCTGATGCTTTTCAAGATGATGGAATCTATTCCAGATATTTCATAAAGATGGTAAATGGGAGAAGCAGCTTGAAAGTAAGAGTGAAGAATCAAGATGGACAAACCAGATTTGCTGTCCTATACATACATGGATGTGTGATAAACG TGCAGCTGAACCATCCGAAGCCTTTGGTTTTTGTAGAACCACTTGATGTTGGAAACTTCACTAGAACAGCCACCGGAGAGAGTTTTGAGGTGACTCTTTCAGGCACAGCTCCACCAAATTTCCCTCCTAACAGAATCACAGATCTGAGTGCTGAGATCCAGGAGGACACTGTGCTTCTCAACTGGACAGCTCCTGGTGAGGACCTCGACCAAGGGAGAG ctaaATCCTATGAGATCAGGTGGAGCTTTGACCTTAAAATGCTTCGATTCAACTTCAGCAACGGTTATTCAGTCAACACAACTGCTGTCTCACCTCAGGAGACTGGATCAGTTGAACAGCATTCATTCAATCTCAATATCACAATCCAAAATGGCACCACAATCTTCTTTGCAGTTCAATCAGAGGACAAACAAAATGCGAAATCTGAAACCTCCAACATTGCTCAAGCTTCAAAGATCCTCCCTGGTCCAAAATCTTCAGGAATATCAAACCCAGACATGAACTTTACAGGTCTTGTCATTTCTCTGTGTGTGGTAACTATGATCATATGCTTTATTGTCGTATTTGCAGTGAAATGCAGAAAACTCTCTGCTCAAAGTGATATGGCATTAATAGTTTCAAACGAATGTCAAAACAATCTGTATGCCTAA
- the LOC109056488 gene encoding calcium-activated chloride channel regulator 1-like isoform X2 yields the protein MDSRMVFVLLWMLLLSTSTGIKLDGNGYVDVVIAISSKVPQDNRLIDKIKMATEGSLYLYHALDEKVYFREATILVPPQWNGTNFTKARTESFGKAKIRIDNANPSYGFEPYTNQYGECGAEGEYIHFTPEYLLNDTFIELYGSRGRIFVHEWAHLRWGVFDECNGEKPFYHSNGRIEATRCSKNIKVEFYEVTAGGSLQQCSIDPQTLLPTEGCKIFLNRNEITNSSIMFLPGLDAVTTFCHENDHNYEAPNMQNKKCGKATWTVIFEDSVDKDALRSLKPLQSPPPPPSFKVVQRKQRIVCLILDVSKSMEGSRILQLQQAATHFLRHIIEDQARVGIVSFSTFASTLSPLTTIDSDTTRENLIKLLPKVAGGWTKMCLGLSQGLQILREDNGDALGDEIVFLTDGQTDNIAGCVQSAVQSGAIIHTLAFSDSAAPELTEMAIKTGGKFLSPNDKTTSNQLMDAFASLTLSTGDYTNEPVQLESVGARTSDWFNGTVSVDQTVGNKTSFVIIYEINFPSVYIQSPSGSVYTQTNMSHDVSQKTVTLNIPGTTEHGDWKYSIQTTILQALTLTVTSQATQADVPPIIVKTHMNQQFSDGTKPMIVFAEVSQNYRPVINADVWATLESETGSVHTLRLLDNGAGADAFQDDGIYSRYFIKMVNGRSSLKVRVKNQDGQTRFAVLYIHGCVINVQLNHPKPLVFVEPLDVGNFTRTATGESFEVTLSGTAPPNFPPNRITDLSAEIQEDTVLLNWTAPGEDLDQGRAKSYEIRWSFDLKMLRFNFSNGYSVNTTAVSPQETGSVEQHSFNLNITIQNGTTIFFAVQSEDKQNAKSETSNIAQASKILPGPKSSGISNPDMNFTGLVISLCVVTMIICFIVVFAVKCRKLSAQSDMALIVSNECQNNLYA from the exons ATGGACTCACGTATGGTGTTTGTCTTATTATGGATGTTGCTGTTATCCACCTCCACTGGAATCAAACTAGATGGAAATGGttatgttgatgttgtcattgcAATCAGTTCAAAAGTACCACAGGATAACAGACTTATTGATAAAATCAAG ATGGCAACTGAGGGGTCGTTGTACCTCTATCATGCACTGGATGAAAAGGTCTATTTCAGAGAAGCTACAATACTAGTCCCACCTCAGTGGAACGGTACGAACTTTACCAAAGCAAGAACAGAGTCCTTTGGAAAG GCCAAAATAAGAATTGATAATGCTAATCCTTCTTACGGGTTTGAACCATACACTAATCAATACGGAGAATGTGGAGCTGAGGGAGAGTACATTCATTTCACTCCAGAATACCTCCTGAATGACACTTTTATTGAGCTTTATGGATCAAGAG GAAGAATCTTTGTGCATGAATGGGCTCATCTGAGATGGGGTGTGTTTGATGAATGCAATGGAGAAAAGCCATTTTACCACTCTAATGGCCGTATAGAAGCTACAAG GTGTAGCAAAAACATTAAAGTGGAGTTTTATGAAGTTACTGCTGGAGGATCTCTTCAACAGTGCAGCATTGATCCACAAACTTTACTACCTACTGAGGGGTGTAAGATTTTTCTGAACAGAAATGAAATCACAAACAGCTCCATTATGTTCTTACCTGGTCTGGATGCC GTGACTACATTTTGTCATGAAAATGACCACAATTATGAAGCtccaaacatgcaaaataaaaaatgtgggaAAGCAACATGGACTGTAATATTTGAGGATTCTGTGGATAAAGACGCACTTCGTTCTCTGAAACCACTGCAGTCCCCTCCACCACCACCATCTTTCAAAGTTGTGCAGCGAAAGCAACGCATCGTTTGCCTCATCCTTGATGTCTCAAAAAGCATGGAA GGCTCAAGAATTCTTCAACTGCAACAGGCTGCCACACATTTCCTGCGGCACATCATTGAAGATCAAGCCAGGGTTGGAATTGTATCCTTTAGTACTTTTGCTTCTACTCTGAGCCCCTTGACTACTATTGACAGTGACACCACAAGAGAAAATCTTATCAAATTGTTGCCAAAAGTAGCAGGTGGATGGACAAAAATGTGCTTGGGCCTTAGTCAAGGCTTACAG ATACTTCGAGAGGACAATGGGGATGCATTAGGAGATGAAATCGTTTTTCTGACAGATGGTCAGACAGACAACATTGCTGGTTGTGTTCAATCTGCAGTTCAAAGTGGTGCCATTATACACACACTAGCTTTTAGTGACAGTGCAGCTCCTGAATTGACGGAAATGGCAATCAAAACTG GGGGAAAATTTTTATCACCCAATGATAAGACCACATCTAACCAGTTAATGGACGCATTTGCTTCACTTACATTATCAACTGGAGATTACACAAATGAACCAGTTCAG CTAGAGAGTGTTGGAGCAAGaacatctgattggttcaatGGGACAGTATCAGTGGATCAGACTGTTGGGAACAAAACCAGCTTTGTAATAATCTATGAAATAAATTTTCCTAGTGTTTACATACAGTCACCAAGTGGCTCAGTCTATACTCAGACAAATATGAGTCATGATGTATCACAGAAAACAGTCACTTTAAATATTCCAGGAACTACAGAG CATGGGGACTGGAAGTACAGTATCCAAACTACAATACTGCAGGCTTTGACTCTAACAGTAACGAGTCAAGCGACACAAGCTGATGTTCCTCCTATCATTGTCAAAACCCACATGAACCAGCAGTTCAGTGATGGCACTAAACCCATGATAGTGTTTGCTGAGGTTAGTCAGAATTACAGGCCTGTAATAAATGCTGATGTGTGGGCTACACTGGAGTCGGAAACTGGCTCCGTACATACATTACGCCTGCTGGACAATGGAGCAG GAGCTGATGCTTTTCAAGATGATGGAATCTATTCCAGATATTTCATAAAGATGGTAAATGGGAGAAGCAGCTTGAAAGTAAGAGTGAAGAATCAAGATGGACAAACCAGATTTGCTGTCCTATACATACATGGATGTGTGATAAACG TGCAGCTGAACCATCCGAAGCCTTTGGTTTTTGTAGAACCACTTGATGTTGGAAACTTCACTAGAACAGCCACCGGAGAGAGTTTTGAGGTGACTCTTTCAGGCACAGCTCCACCAAATTTCCCTCCTAACAGAATCACAGATCTGAGTGCTGAGATCCAGGAGGACACTGTGCTTCTCAACTGGACAGCTCCTGGTGAGGACCTCGACCAAGGGAGAG ctaaATCCTATGAGATCAGGTGGAGCTTTGACCTTAAAATGCTTCGATTCAACTTCAGCAACGGTTATTCAGTCAACACAACTGCTGTCTCACCTCAGGAGACTGGATCAGTTGAACAGCATTCATTCAATCTCAATATCACAATCCAAAATGGCACCACAATCTTCTTTGCAGTTCAATCAGAGGACAAACAAAATGCGAAATCTGAAACCTCCAACATTGCTCAAGCTTCAAAGATCCTCCCTGGTCCAAAATCTTCAGGAATATCAAACCCAGACATGAACTTTACAGGTCTTGTCATTTCTCTGTGTGTGGTAACTATGATCATATGCTTTATTGTCGTATTTGCAGTGAAATGCAGAAAACTCTCTGCTCAAAGTGATATGGCATTAATAGTTTCAAACGAATGTCAAAACAATCTGTATGCCTAA